One Sodalinema gerasimenkoae IPPAS B-353 DNA segment encodes these proteins:
- a CDS encoding class I SAM-dependent methyltransferase produces MPVTPIPLSDRLALLSQRYNRDYRGDPFELPAEVESLDIFRDWTAGKLQQRIASPFWDLAKPKKNQRCLDLGCGVSFLIYPWLTWEALFYGRDISTVACEALKSRAPQLNSKLFKGVTVGGAHFLEDYESNFFDLVIATGFSCYFPLDYWQQVIDAVKTVLKPGGQFIFDVINPDAPLAEDWAILETYLGAEVFLEPLSEWERLLKGNAQKLSSRSGELFMLYKLSL; encoded by the coding sequence ATCCCTGTGACCCCAATTCCCTTAAGCGATCGCCTGGCCCTACTCTCACAGCGATACAATCGAGACTATCGTGGTGACCCCTTTGAACTCCCCGCCGAAGTTGAATCGTTGGATATTTTCCGAGATTGGACTGCCGGGAAACTCCAGCAGCGCATCGCCTCCCCCTTTTGGGACTTAGCCAAACCCAAGAAAAATCAACGTTGTCTCGATCTTGGCTGCGGGGTCAGTTTTCTGATTTATCCCTGGCTTACCTGGGAGGCCCTCTTCTATGGGCGCGATATTAGCACCGTGGCCTGTGAGGCCCTCAAATCCCGCGCCCCACAACTCAACTCCAAACTCTTTAAAGGAGTCACCGTTGGCGGTGCTCATTTCCTAGAGGACTATGAGTCAAACTTCTTTGACCTGGTCATCGCCACCGGGTTCAGTTGTTACTTCCCTCTCGACTATTGGCAGCAGGTCATCGATGCGGTAAAAACAGTTCTCAAACCCGGCGGCCAGTTCATCTTTGATGTCATTAACCCAGATGCTCCCCTGGCGGAAGATTGGGCGATTTTAGAAACCTATCTCGGTGCCGAGGTATTTCTCGAACCCCTCAGTGAGTGGGAACGCCTCCTCAAAGGCAACGCTCAGAAACTCAGCAGCCGGTCTGGGGAACTGTTTATGCTCTACAAACTTTCCCTTTAA
- a CDS encoding response regulator, which produces MPANSFNSPTILAVDDSPVMQKTIQRILENHYRVILADNALDALSTIYHESINVVLLDVSMPDIDGLEMCRTVRSLPQFQDLPIIMLTARDKAFDKVKGHLAGATEYLTKPFDGEQLLAIVGQYTHQDQPQASSSSNA; this is translated from the coding sequence ATGCCTGCTAACTCCTTCAACTCACCCACCATTCTCGCGGTCGATGACAGTCCGGTCATGCAAAAGACCATCCAACGGATTTTAGAAAATCATTACCGCGTCATTCTTGCTGATAATGCCCTTGATGCCCTCAGCACCATCTATCACGAATCCATTAACGTGGTTTTGCTGGATGTATCCATGCCGGACATTGATGGTTTAGAAATGTGTCGAACGGTTCGCAGCCTCCCCCAGTTTCAGGACCTGCCGATTATTATGCTCACGGCCCGAGATAAAGCCTTTGACAAAGTTAAAGGTCATCTCGCCGGGGCCACAGAATACCTAACCAAACCCTTTGACGGGGAACAACTCCTGGCAATCGTCGGCCAATATACCCATCAGGATCAGCCACAAGCCTCCTCCTCCTCAAACGCTTAA
- a CDS encoding GAF domain-containing protein → MPEASCAFDEHPNEAFKDLARLATYICHAPVAAIVFSNGRRQGVDAASAGQYRCWIKAALGLPPERFALCIDLCEVTLERDRLTVIEDLSQETPFRDRPFIKSYPHYRFYCGIPLVSPKGTTVGTLCVLDNEPRQLDLNQRKALATLSRQATRSLRALRDFGTYFQRPAWQDMGHYVSPVPLTDHPYHVPLPVPSSSPSAADEAKAKFSQDETPNRFSILETITEAFFAVDRQWQLLYINRRAEKLWNINRSEVINTNLWETFPDLIQSVFAQECHAAFDNQSCRHFEEYYEPLGIWLEVRLHPELQRLSIYFRDVTQYKKNETVLLEQSHLASLVSAVSSALAQSQTLDESLDRSISALLNHLQASTVGIWLVQADDPDTTTFDRTDKPLTLVEQSTAGDTLPELLFPKTTFLGDSLLGWVAETREPYINNRLDGIAKAWATDPAFKPSGLDHSVLDLERLGAWAEEHEIQGLVLYPLIVEERLLGVLLISAPHSWTEDAVGVLDWLSSTIGLSVDRAWAREALVNRRKSLLFRLAGQIRNSLDLDTILDTAVHEIRALLQIDRCYYLWCSGQGESPLTLAVTHEACGKDIPSFLGESFMSQADRLVPKIWQLETVQLNDLTQADEETRDFLEPLDVKAQLILPLGTRSGQFGAIACSHGNRRTWNDTEVELLQAVVDQLAIAIDQAELYAKTCAAALAAQTQARQLQEAMEHLKQTEAQLIQHEKMSSLGQMVAGIAHEINNPVNFITGNISHASTYVEDLLGLIDLYQRHIPNPPEEIEDEIEDIDLEFVEEDLPKLIDSMKMGAERIRQIVVSLRNFSRLDEADVKAVDIHEGIESTLLILHNRLKGKGELAPIRLIKYYGDLPKVNCFPGLLNQVFMNIIANAIDAVEDAGLRASQSPETPTITICTEKTCSGSTPEDPTCTEPDSVTIRIRDNGPGIKSQMLEKLFDPFFTTKSVGKGTGLGLSIGYQIIVEKHRGRIWCESEPGKGTEFLMQIPLHQPEFDL, encoded by the coding sequence ATGCCTGAAGCTTCCTGTGCGTTTGACGAACACCCAAATGAGGCGTTCAAGGATCTCGCACGACTTGCCACCTATATTTGTCATGCTCCAGTCGCGGCGATTGTCTTTAGTAATGGTAGGCGTCAGGGAGTAGACGCTGCCTCCGCCGGCCAGTATCGCTGTTGGATTAAAGCCGCCTTGGGACTACCACCAGAGCGGTTTGCCCTTTGTATCGACCTCTGTGAGGTGACCCTAGAGCGCGATCGCCTGACGGTGATAGAAGATCTCAGCCAAGAGACTCCGTTTCGCGATCGCCCCTTTATTAAGAGTTATCCCCATTACCGCTTTTATTGCGGTATCCCCTTGGTTAGCCCCAAAGGCACGACCGTAGGAACCCTCTGTGTCCTGGACAACGAACCCCGTCAACTCGATTTAAACCAGCGCAAAGCCTTAGCGACCCTCAGCCGCCAAGCCACACGCTCCTTGCGGGCACTGCGAGACTTTGGGACCTACTTTCAACGTCCCGCCTGGCAAGACATGGGTCATTATGTCAGTCCAGTTCCCCTAACGGATCATCCCTATCACGTCCCCCTGCCGGTTCCCTCCTCCAGCCCCTCCGCCGCTGATGAGGCCAAAGCCAAGTTTTCTCAGGATGAAACCCCGAATCGCTTTAGCATCCTAGAAACCATTACCGAAGCCTTTTTCGCCGTCGATCGCCAGTGGCAACTCCTCTACATTAACCGACGGGCCGAAAAACTCTGGAACATCAACCGCAGCGAAGTCATCAACACCAATCTCTGGGAAACCTTCCCAGATTTAATCCAATCGGTGTTTGCCCAAGAATGTCACGCCGCCTTTGACAATCAAAGCTGTCGCCACTTTGAGGAATACTACGAACCCTTAGGCATCTGGTTGGAGGTTCGTTTACATCCCGAACTGCAGCGGTTATCGATTTACTTCCGGGATGTCACCCAATACAAGAAAAACGAGACGGTACTGCTCGAACAAAGTCACCTCGCAAGCCTCGTCAGTGCCGTCAGCAGTGCCCTGGCCCAAAGTCAAACCCTGGATGAAAGCCTCGATCGCAGTATTAGCGCCCTACTGAATCATCTCCAGGCCAGCACCGTGGGCATTTGGTTGGTGCAGGCCGATGATCCCGATACCACCACCTTTGACCGTACCGACAAACCCCTAACATTAGTGGAACAGAGTACGGCTGGGGATACCCTCCCCGAGTTGTTATTCCCCAAGACCACGTTTTTAGGCGACTCGTTGTTGGGTTGGGTAGCCGAGACTCGTGAACCCTATATCAATAATCGCTTGGATGGCATCGCTAAAGCTTGGGCCACAGACCCCGCCTTTAAACCATCCGGCTTAGATCACTCCGTCTTGGATCTTGAGAGACTCGGAGCCTGGGCCGAGGAACATGAGATTCAGGGCTTGGTGCTCTATCCTCTGATTGTCGAGGAACGGCTCTTAGGGGTTCTACTGATTTCTGCTCCTCATTCCTGGACAGAAGATGCGGTTGGTGTTCTGGACTGGCTATCGAGTACTATCGGCTTGTCCGTCGATCGCGCCTGGGCCCGGGAAGCCCTTGTGAATCGCCGGAAATCCCTGCTATTTCGCCTAGCGGGACAAATTCGTAATTCCCTGGATCTCGATACCATCCTGGATACGGCAGTCCATGAAATTCGCGCTCTGCTGCAAATTGACCGCTGTTATTATCTCTGGTGTTCTGGACAGGGGGAATCTCCCCTAACCCTAGCGGTGACCCATGAAGCCTGTGGCAAAGATATTCCCAGCTTCTTGGGTGAGAGTTTTATGTCCCAGGCGGACCGACTGGTTCCCAAGATTTGGCAGTTGGAAACGGTGCAGTTAAATGATCTAACTCAGGCCGATGAGGAGACACGAGACTTTTTAGAACCCTTGGATGTCAAGGCCCAGTTGATTTTACCCCTGGGGACGCGGTCCGGGCAGTTTGGGGCGATCGCCTGTAGTCATGGAAATCGCCGCACCTGGAATGATACCGAGGTCGAACTCTTACAAGCTGTGGTGGATCAGTTGGCGATCGCCATTGATCAAGCCGAACTCTACGCCAAAACCTGTGCTGCGGCCCTGGCCGCGCAAACCCAGGCCCGACAACTGCAAGAGGCCATGGAACACCTCAAGCAAACCGAGGCCCAACTGATTCAACATGAGAAAATGTCCAGTTTGGGACAGATGGTGGCTGGGATTGCCCATGAAATCAACAACCCCGTCAACTTTATCACCGGCAACATTAGCCACGCCAGCACCTATGTCGAAGACTTGTTGGGATTGATTGACCTCTATCAACGCCATATTCCCAATCCTCCTGAGGAGATCGAGGACGAAATTGAAGATATTGACCTTGAGTTTGTCGAAGAAGACTTACCGAAGTTGATTGACTCGATGAAGATGGGGGCCGAACGCATCCGTCAGATTGTTGTCTCCCTGCGGAACTTCTCCCGTCTTGACGAGGCGGACGTGAAGGCCGTTGATATCCATGAAGGGATTGAAAGCACCCTCTTGATTCTCCATAATCGCCTGAAAGGGAAAGGAGAACTTGCGCCGATCCGCCTCATTAAGTATTACGGCGATTTGCCCAAAGTCAACTGTTTTCCGGGACTCCTGAATCAGGTGTTTATGAACATTATCGCCAATGCGATCGATGCCGTCGAGGATGCTGGCTTACGAGCCTCTCAATCACCCGAAACCCCGACCATCACCATTTGTACGGAAAAAACCTGTAGCGGTTCAACCCCTGAGGACCCCACCTGTACTGAGCCGGATAGTGTCACCATCCGTATCCGTGATAATGGGCCAGGGATTAAGTCGCAGATGCTCGAAAAACTGTTTGACCCCTTTTTCACCACCAAGTCCGTGGGGAAAGGCACTGGGTTAGGCCTGTCCATTGGCTATCAGATTATTGTCGAGAAACACCGAGGACGAATTTGGTGTGAGTCGGAACCCGGGAAAGGAACTGAGTTCTTGATGCAGATTCCCCTACATCAACCCGAGTTTGATCTGTAA
- a CDS encoding response regulator transcription factor: MRILLVDDEIELTQSLSRALEREGYQVDVAFTGGDGLQLAAQHQYDLLVLDWMLPESSGLDVCRERRSHGDRTPVLFLTAKDTLDDRVLGLDAGADDYLVKPFELRELLARVRALLRRSPYFDASLDSPLESSSNNPSNSPPPPPAQRLQVADLELDLDNQLAYRHGRTIDLSTKELRLLAYFMSHPGQLLSHQQIHEHLWDGDSPPSSNVLAASIRLLRRKLSISGETPLIHTVYGKGYRFGDSAS; this comes from the coding sequence ATGCGTATCCTTCTGGTTGACGACGAAATTGAATTGACTCAGTCCCTCTCCCGAGCCTTAGAACGGGAAGGCTACCAGGTGGATGTGGCCTTTACGGGAGGGGACGGACTGCAACTGGCGGCTCAACATCAGTATGATTTGTTGGTGTTGGATTGGATGCTCCCGGAATCGTCAGGGTTAGATGTCTGTCGGGAACGGCGATCGCACGGCGACCGAACCCCGGTTCTCTTCCTGACGGCCAAAGATACCCTCGATGACCGCGTTTTAGGCCTGGATGCGGGGGCCGATGACTATCTCGTGAAACCCTTTGAACTGCGGGAACTCCTGGCTCGGGTGCGGGCCCTGCTGCGGCGATCGCCCTATTTTGACGCCAGCCTCGACAGTCCCCTTGAGAGTTCCTCTAACAATCCCTCCAACAGTCCCCCACCTCCCCCAGCACAACGATTACAGGTAGCGGATCTAGAATTGGATCTCGACAATCAACTGGCCTATCGCCACGGACGCACCATTGATTTGTCGACGAAAGAACTGCGACTGCTGGCCTATTTCATGAGCCATCCCGGACAACTCCTCAGCCACCAACAAATCCACGAACACCTCTGGGATGGGGATAGTCCCCCCAGTAGCAATGTCCTGGCGGCCTCGATTCGTCTGCTACGCCGTAAACTCTCCATTTCTGGCGAAACTCCCCTCATCCATACGGTGTACGGGAAAGGCTATCGTTTTGGAGATAGTGCCTCGTGA
- a CDS encoding methyltransferase domain-containing protein, translating to MMSQTQNTSQLQPQAPAYDIEQVVLERYQEGAEQVQPSLCCATDYDPSYLQIIPQEILDKDYGCGDPSRHVDAGETVLDLGSGAGKICYILSQKVGAEGSVIGVDFNDKMLALARKYQDEISQKIGYQNLRFVKGKIQDLALDLQQIQQWLSEYPIHNLETLFQFEQACDRIRREQPLIADNSIDVVVSNCVLNLVHPRDKQQLFQELFRVLKPGGRAVISDIVSDQYPTAAILNDPELWSGCIAGAFQEDEFPKRFEQVGFQDIEILSRQAEPWQVVEGIEFRSLTLRAYKGRRQPSPEKTSTATPQRSCCG from the coding sequence ATGATGAGCCAAACCCAGAACACCTCCCAACTCCAACCCCAAGCACCCGCCTATGATATCGAACAGGTGGTGCTTGAGCGATACCAGGAGGGTGCGGAGCAAGTGCAGCCGAGTTTATGTTGTGCGACAGACTATGACCCCTCCTATCTCCAGATTATTCCCCAGGAGATTTTAGACAAAGACTATGGTTGTGGAGACCCCTCTCGCCATGTCGACGCCGGGGAAACAGTCTTAGATTTAGGCTCTGGGGCAGGCAAAATTTGTTATATCCTCTCCCAAAAAGTCGGCGCGGAGGGTTCAGTGATTGGGGTAGATTTCAATGACAAGATGCTGGCTCTCGCTCGCAAGTATCAAGACGAAATATCTCAGAAAATTGGATACCAAAATCTGCGATTTGTCAAGGGTAAAATCCAAGATTTGGCCCTTGACTTACAACAGATTCAACAGTGGTTGAGTGAATATCCTATTCATAACTTAGAGACCCTATTTCAGTTCGAGCAGGCCTGCGATCGCATCCGTCGAGAACAGCCTCTCATTGCTGACAATAGCATTGATGTCGTCGTCTCCAACTGTGTCTTAAACCTAGTCCATCCCCGGGACAAACAACAGCTTTTCCAAGAACTGTTCCGAGTGCTCAAACCCGGCGGACGTGCTGTCATTTCTGATATTGTCAGTGACCAATATCCTACAGCGGCTATTCTCAATGACCCGGAACTCTGGAGTGGCTGCATTGCCGGCGCCTTCCAAGAAGACGAGTTCCCGAAACGCTTTGAACAGGTAGGATTTCAGGACATTGAAATTCTCAGTCGCCAAGCCGAACCCTGGCAAGTCGTCGAAGGAATTGAGTTTCGTTCCCTGACCCTTCGCGCCTATAAAGGCCGCCGTCAGCCTTCCCCAGAGAAGACCTCCACTGCCACCCCCCAACGCTCCTGTTGTGGCTAA
- the arsS gene encoding arsenosugar biosynthesis radical SAM (seleno)protein ArsS (Some members of this family are selenoproteins.) encodes MVQAPTHSQTITPFENQLNQPLTKQPISVLQINLGKRCNLACSHCHVEAGPKRTEEIAPDVYQDLVSLIEQFPQLKTVDLTGGAPEMHAGFKPLVDAARRTHKEVIVRSNLTIYFVPGYEDLPEYFANHRLRVVASLPCYLADNVDKMRGNGVFDESIRALQWLNELGYGHDPELILDLVYNPPMPWSEDEFRLPPAQAGLEAAYKTHLGEQFGVTFNHLLTITNLPIGRTKQFLQRRHLQQAYTKFLEENFNGATVEGVMCRNQLSVDYLGNIYDCDFNQMEGVAAKSSTGEPLTVRHLLQAGSLDVIEQIQTRDYCYGCTAGCGSSCGGALTED; translated from the coding sequence ATGGTACAAGCGCCGACTCACTCCCAGACAATCACCCCCTTTGAGAATCAACTCAACCAACCCTTAACGAAACAGCCCATTTCCGTCTTACAAATCAATCTGGGCAAACGCTGTAACCTGGCCTGTAGCCATTGCCATGTGGAAGCCGGACCCAAACGCACCGAAGAAATCGCCCCAGACGTTTATCAAGATTTAGTCAGCCTCATCGAGCAGTTTCCTCAACTCAAAACCGTGGATTTAACCGGAGGCGCGCCGGAGATGCACGCCGGATTTAAGCCCCTCGTTGATGCCGCTCGACGAACCCATAAAGAGGTAATTGTTCGCTCAAACTTGACCATTTATTTCGTTCCCGGCTACGAGGACCTCCCCGAGTATTTCGCCAACCATCGGCTGCGGGTTGTGGCCTCTCTCCCCTGTTATCTAGCGGACAACGTGGACAAGATGCGAGGGAATGGCGTATTTGACGAGTCCATTCGCGCCCTACAATGGCTTAATGAACTCGGCTATGGTCACGACCCCGAGTTAATCCTAGATTTAGTCTATAACCCCCCCATGCCCTGGTCTGAGGATGAGTTTCGGCTTCCCCCGGCCCAAGCGGGGTTAGAAGCGGCCTATAAAACCCATCTTGGGGAGCAGTTTGGCGTTACCTTTAACCATCTTCTGACCATCACCAACTTACCCATTGGGCGAACCAAACAGTTTTTACAACGCCGTCATCTCCAGCAGGCCTATACGAAGTTTTTGGAAGAGAACTTTAATGGGGCCACGGTTGAGGGGGTGATGTGTCGCAATCAGCTTTCTGTGGATTATCTGGGCAATATCTATGACTGTGATTTCAACCAAATGGAGGGGGTTGCGGCCAAGTCAAGCACAGGAGAACCTCTGACGGTTCGTCATCTGTTGCAGGCGGGGAGTTTAGATGTCATTGAACAGATTCAAACTCGGGACTATTGTTATGGCTGTACAGCCGGCTGTGGTTCGAGTTGTGGTGGTGCCTTAACCGAGGATTGA
- a CDS encoding Uma2 family endonuclease → MMLSTVQWTVEDYHHIIKTGVLDDRPVELLAGEIVTMSPEAEPHAFFSRTAGQYLTRLLGDRALVSPAKPITLPNQSEPEPDLAIVQPLGRDYLSHHPYPENIFWVIEYANTSLEKDSTIKYHIYAEAGIPEYWLVNLRTRELVVYRNPRGRDYGSKETLQKGTISPLAFPDIIIPVEILISA, encoded by the coding sequence ATGATGCTGTCAACAGTTCAGTGGACGGTGGAAGACTACCACCATATTATTAAAACTGGGGTTCTTGATGATCGCCCTGTGGAATTGCTCGCCGGAGAAATCGTGACCATGTCCCCAGAAGCGGAACCTCATGCGTTTTTTAGTCGCACAGCGGGCCAATATCTCACCCGGTTACTGGGCGATCGCGCCCTGGTGAGTCCCGCTAAACCCATCACCCTTCCCAACCAATCCGAACCGGAACCGGATCTGGCGATCGTGCAACCCCTGGGGCGAGACTATCTCTCTCACCATCCCTATCCTGAAAATATCTTCTGGGTGATTGAATATGCCAATACCAGTTTAGAGAAAGATTCTACTATCAAATATCATATCTATGCTGAAGCGGGAATCCCAGAATATTGGCTAGTGAATCTCCGCACGAGAGAATTAGTGGTTTACCGGAACCCCAGAGGCCGGGACTATGGCTCTAAAGAAACCTTACAAAAGGGGACGATTTCTCCTCTAGCCTTTCCGGATATAATAATTCCCGTTGAAATCCTCATTTCTGCTTAA
- a CDS encoding LL-diaminopimelate aminotransferase: MATINENYLKLKAGYLFPEIARRVAAFTEANPDAPIIKLGIGDVTEPLPQACLEAMSKAVAEMGDRATFKGYGPEQGYGWLREKIAAQDFQSRNCDIDASEIFVSDGAKCDTGNILDIFGKDNRIAVTDPVYPVYVDTNVMAGHTGPANEDGKYEGLVYMPVSADNNFTAEIPSEKVDLVYLCFPNNPTGATATKEHLKAWVDYAREHQAIILFDAAYEAFITDPSLPHSIYEIEGAKDCAIEFRSFSKNAGFTGTRCAYTVVPKTLTATTSSGETVQLHQLWNRRQSTKFNGVSYIVQRGAEAVYSEAGQAQIKALVGFYLENAKIICDRLSNAGLTVYGGVNAPYVWVKTPNGLSSWEFFDKLLQTTNVVGTPGSGFGAAGEGYFRISAFNSRANVEEAMTRVTENFKV, translated from the coding sequence ATGGCAACGATTAACGAGAATTATCTGAAACTGAAAGCGGGCTATTTATTCCCAGAAATTGCCCGTCGTGTGGCAGCCTTTACCGAAGCTAACCCCGATGCCCCGATTATTAAATTGGGCATTGGCGATGTCACCGAACCCCTACCCCAAGCCTGTTTAGAGGCCATGTCGAAGGCGGTAGCGGAAATGGGCGATCGCGCCACTTTCAAAGGCTATGGCCCAGAACAGGGCTATGGTTGGCTACGGGAAAAAATCGCCGCCCAGGACTTCCAATCCCGCAATTGTGACATCGATGCTTCCGAAATTTTTGTCTCCGACGGAGCAAAATGTGACACGGGTAATATCCTGGATATTTTTGGCAAAGACAACCGCATTGCCGTCACCGATCCCGTCTATCCCGTCTATGTGGATACCAACGTCATGGCCGGACATACCGGCCCCGCTAACGAGGATGGGAAGTACGAGGGCTTAGTCTATATGCCCGTTTCTGCGGACAACAATTTCACCGCCGAAATTCCCTCGGAAAAGGTAGATTTGGTCTATCTCTGTTTCCCCAACAACCCCACGGGGGCAACGGCGACGAAAGAGCATTTAAAAGCCTGGGTCGATTACGCACGGGAGCATCAAGCGATCATCCTGTTTGATGCCGCCTATGAAGCCTTTATTACGGACCCCAGTCTACCCCATTCTATCTATGAAATTGAAGGGGCCAAAGACTGTGCGATCGAGTTCCGGTCGTTCTCCAAAAATGCTGGGTTCACGGGGACTCGTTGCGCCTACACCGTGGTTCCCAAAACCTTAACCGCCACCACCTCCAGCGGGGAAACCGTGCAACTGCACCAACTCTGGAATCGTCGCCAATCCACCAAGTTCAACGGTGTTTCCTACATTGTGCAACGGGGTGCAGAAGCGGTCTATTCCGAGGCAGGACAGGCGCAAATCAAGGCGTTAGTGGGCTTTTACTTGGAAAACGCCAAAATCATCTGCGATCGCCTCAGCAACGCCGGTTTAACGGTCTATGGGGGAGTGAATGCTCCCTATGTCTGGGTGAAAACCCCCAATGGCTTATCGAGTTGGGAGTTCTTCGACAAACTTCTACAAACCACCAACGTTGTCGGAACACCAGGTTCTGGCTTCGGGGCGGCGGGTGAAGGCTATTTCCGCATTTCCGCCTTTAACAGCCGCGCCAATGTGGAAGAGGCCATGACTCGCGTCACGGAAAACTTCAAGGTTTAA
- a CDS encoding 2-phosphosulfolactate phosphatase family protein, with product MKVYCYHTPELTPVEPTPACAVAIDVLRATTTIATVLAAGAEAVQAFSDIDKLMAVSESWDPSKRLRAGERGGAKVEGCDFGNSPLEYERDRVLGCRLFLSTTNGTRALQRVEAAPILLTAALVNRQTVVEFLAQNQPETVYLVGSGWQGSYSLEDTVCAGAIVASLVESGSFNLGELAGNDETVAALALYEQWRDRLVDLMAIASHGQRLLRLNCNADLEYCAQEDILDVLPRQQEPGVLTAHA from the coding sequence GTGAAGGTTTACTGTTATCACACTCCCGAACTCACCCCGGTTGAGCCAACCCCCGCCTGCGCGGTGGCCATCGATGTTCTGCGCGCCACGACCACCATCGCCACGGTTCTCGCCGCTGGGGCCGAGGCGGTACAAGCCTTTAGCGATATTGATAAACTCATGGCCGTCAGCGAAAGCTGGGACCCCTCCAAACGCCTACGGGCCGGGGAACGGGGTGGCGCCAAGGTGGAGGGCTGCGATTTTGGCAACTCTCCCCTGGAATATGAGCGCGATCGCGTCTTGGGATGTCGTCTATTCCTGAGTACCACCAATGGAACTCGCGCCCTGCAACGAGTGGAAGCGGCGCCAATCCTGCTGACAGCGGCTTTAGTCAATCGTCAGACGGTGGTGGAGTTTTTAGCCCAGAACCAACCCGAAACTGTCTATTTGGTGGGTTCCGGCTGGCAAGGGAGTTATTCCCTAGAGGATACCGTCTGTGCCGGAGCAATTGTCGCCAGTCTCGTAGAATCGGGGTCTTTCAACCTGGGGGAACTGGCGGGAAATGATGAAACCGTCGCCGCCTTAGCGTTATATGAGCAATGGCGCGATCGCCTGGTGGACTTGATGGCGATCGCCAGTCACGGCCAGCGACTGTTACGGCTCAACTGTAACGCCGATTTAGAGTATTGCGCCCAGGAAGATATCCTCGATGTCTTACCCCGACAGCAAGAACCCGGAGTTTTGACCGCTCACGCCTAG